The proteins below are encoded in one region of Aequorivita iocasae:
- a CDS encoding LytR/AlgR family response regulator transcription factor translates to MKLNAIIVEDEETSREILRNYLAKYCPNIVLKGEAANVDDALVLIRNNNLDVVFLDVEMPYGNAFDLLDKVGDRQFETVFVTAYNHYAMDALNAHASYYLLKPISIDKLIEAVDYVQEIKERENTLQNSILKPLQTQIAGKMTIPLQNGFEVLQMEDILYCQADDNYTQIYLKKGKRLVSKTLKYFEDSLSESGFARVHKSYLVNVNEITEYKKGKGGSVVLSSGKEIMVSPSRKKDLLAYFG, encoded by the coding sequence AGAAATCCTAAGGAATTATTTGGCAAAATACTGCCCTAATATTGTCTTGAAAGGTGAGGCTGCAAACGTAGATGATGCTTTGGTTTTAATTCGAAACAACAACTTGGATGTTGTTTTCCTCGATGTGGAAATGCCCTACGGAAATGCGTTTGATTTGCTGGACAAAGTTGGCGACCGCCAGTTTGAAACAGTTTTTGTAACCGCCTACAATCATTATGCAATGGATGCGCTTAATGCCCATGCGTCTTATTATCTGTTGAAACCAATTTCCATCGATAAGTTAATTGAAGCAGTTGATTATGTACAGGAAATTAAAGAAAGGGAAAACACGCTTCAGAATTCAATTTTAAAGCCGCTACAAACGCAAATAGCCGGAAAGATGACCATTCCACTACAAAACGGTTTTGAAGTGCTGCAAATGGAAGATATACTCTACTGCCAGGCAGATGACAATTATACACAGATCTATTTGAAGAAAGGAAAGCGATTGGTGAGCAAAACATTGAAGTATTTTGAAGATTCACTTTCGGAAAGCGGTTTTGCCCGCGTTCATAAATCCTATCTGGTGAATGTGAACGAAATTACCGAATACAAAAAAGGAAAGGGTGGGAGCGTGGTGCTTTCCAGTGGAAAGGAAATAATGGTGAGCCCTTCCCGAAAGAAGGATTTGCTGGCTTATTTCGGATAG
- a CDS encoding gamma carbonic anhydrase family protein, whose translation MILKPVNGKQPQIPEDCFIAENATIVGDVVMGNECSVWFNAVIRGDVHFIKMGNKVNVQDGAVIHSTYKTSPTTIGNNVSIGHNAIVHGCTIHDNVLIGMGSIVMDDCVVEINTIIAAGAVVSKSTRVESGSIYAGIPARKIKDISPELTKGEIERIANNYVMYSSWFKE comes from the coding sequence ATGATACTAAAACCCGTAAACGGAAAACAGCCACAAATCCCCGAAGATTGCTTTATCGCTGAAAACGCCACAATTGTAGGAGATGTGGTGATGGGCAATGAATGCAGCGTTTGGTTTAATGCCGTAATTCGTGGCGATGTGCATTTTATCAAAATGGGAAATAAAGTGAACGTGCAGGACGGCGCAGTAATTCACTCAACGTACAAAACTTCACCGACAACGATTGGAAATAATGTGTCCATCGGGCATAATGCTATTGTGCATGGCTGTACCATTCACGACAATGTATTGATTGGTATGGGAAGCATTGTTATGGACGATTGCGTTGTGGAAATCAACACTATTATTGCGGCGGGTGCGGTTGTTTCAAAAAGTACCCGAGTGGAAAGCGGAAGTATTTATGCGGGGATTCCGGCAAGGAAAATTAAAGACATAAGTCCAGAACTTACCAAAGGGGAGATAGAACGAATAGCCAATAATTATGTAATGTATTCTTCTTGGTTTAAGGAATAA
- the murI gene encoding glutamate racemase, with protein MVKNNPIGIFDSGVGGSSIWQEIYKLLPLEHTIYLADSKNAPYGNKSAEEITKLSIKNTEKLIEMGAKIIVVACNTATTNSISTLRKKYNIPIIGIEPAIKPAALQTTTKSIGILATKGTLSSALFSKTTQEFTKDINVVEIIGEGLVPLIEAGNLDGIEMHSLLQKHTKPMIAANIDYLVLGCSHYPYIIPKLKDILPPNVKIIDSGEAVARQTKTVLQSLDMLRKENTPPNLQFFTNAETDTLKFLLKEHAEKISVEKKDF; from the coding sequence ATGGTAAAAAACAATCCCATAGGTATTTTTGATTCTGGAGTTGGGGGTTCTTCCATTTGGCAAGAAATCTACAAACTACTGCCATTGGAACATACAATCTATCTAGCGGATAGTAAAAATGCTCCATATGGAAATAAATCTGCTGAAGAAATTACGAAACTCAGTATTAAGAACACTGAAAAACTAATTGAGATGGGAGCTAAAATTATTGTAGTAGCCTGCAACACCGCTACCACAAATTCCATTTCCACACTTCGGAAAAAGTATAATATTCCTATTATAGGAATAGAACCTGCCATAAAACCGGCAGCCCTGCAAACCACTACAAAAAGCATTGGAATTTTAGCTACCAAAGGAACATTAAGCAGTGCGCTCTTCAGTAAAACCACACAGGAATTTACAAAAGATATAAACGTGGTTGAAATAATTGGAGAAGGCCTCGTTCCCTTAATTGAAGCTGGAAATCTTGATGGAATCGAAATGCACTCGCTTTTGCAAAAACATACCAAGCCAATGATTGCAGCAAATATTGATTATTTAGTTTTGGGCTGCAGCCACTACCCTTATATTATCCCAAAGCTGAAAGATATTCTCCCCCCCAATGTAAAGATTATAGATTCTGGCGAGGCAGTTGCCCGACAAACCAAAACAGTACTTCAAAGCCTCGATATGCTTCGAAAAGAAAACACTCCACCCAATCTTCAATTTTTTACAAATGCCGAAACTGACACTTTAAAATTTCTGTTGAAAGAGCATGCCGAAAAAATTTCCGTAGAAAAAAAAGACTTTTAA
- a CDS encoding OmpH family outer membrane protein, protein MKKMKLVLVAIALFVGATSFVNAQSKIAHINAQELIEAMPEYKAAQSQLEKVQKTYDTEIKAMAKELETKMKQYDAEAAGKSDEENQKRFQEVQGMQDNIQAYRQQALQDLDKKRTDIFKPILEKAQATIQKVAKAQGYQYVLDSTMGSGVILADGKDLMADVKKELGM, encoded by the coding sequence ATGAAAAAAATGAAATTAGTTTTAGTTGCAATTGCGCTATTTGTGGGAGCTACAAGTTTTGTAAACGCCCAATCCAAGATTGCACACATTAATGCACAGGAGCTTATAGAGGCTATGCCGGAATATAAAGCTGCACAGAGCCAATTGGAAAAAGTACAAAAAACTTATGATACTGAAATTAAGGCTATGGCGAAAGAGCTAGAAACCAAAATGAAGCAGTACGATGCTGAAGCTGCGGGTAAGTCTGATGAAGAAAACCAAAAAAGATTCCAGGAGGTTCAGGGAATGCAGGATAACATTCAAGCTTACAGACAGCAAGCTTTGCAGGATTTAGACAAGAAAAGAACAGATATCTTTAAGCCAATTCTAGAAAAAGCACAAGCTACAATTCAAAAAGTAGCAAAAGCCCAAGGATATCAATATGTGTTGGACTCAACCATGGGTAGCGGTGTAATCCTTGCCGATGGTAAAGATCTAATGGCTGATGTAAAAAAAGAATTGGGAATGTAA
- a CDS encoding OmpH family outer membrane protein produces the protein MKTKKILIFTFFLFCFTFMAEAQRGVRIGYIDMEYILESVPEYKEASIQLEGKVQRWKQDIEKKQKEIDQMKLNLANERVLLTKELIDEREEEIKIKEDEMLQYQQDRFGPNGDLMIQRRQLVQPIQDQVFNIVQEIAENKKYDFIFDKSADVVMLFAAKRNDISDLVLRSIERAGRRVQAANKKEEREIERREALTAEEDGAITEREKAIQEKQEEREKLVEAKKTEREEMMAQRQKERDSIRAAKKAEFEERRQRLIEEREQRRDSIMNARQNRNNTPEGRNEEQEGGDGQ, from the coding sequence ATGAAGACAAAAAAAATACTAATTTTTACCTTTTTTCTTTTTTGCTTCACCTTTATGGCTGAAGCTCAAAGAGGCGTTCGCATAGGATATATTGATATGGAATATATTCTTGAAAGTGTTCCAGAATATAAAGAAGCTTCCATCCAATTGGAAGGAAAAGTTCAGCGCTGGAAACAGGACATCGAAAAAAAACAAAAAGAAATTGATCAAATGAAGCTAAACCTTGCGAACGAAAGGGTGCTCCTTACCAAAGAATTGATCGATGAAAGAGAAGAGGAAATAAAAATCAAGGAAGATGAAATGCTTCAATACCAACAGGATCGTTTTGGACCAAATGGCGATTTGATGATTCAAAGAAGACAACTCGTACAGCCCATCCAAGATCAGGTTTTCAACATAGTTCAAGAAATTGCGGAAAATAAAAAATACGACTTCATCTTTGATAAATCTGCAGATGTGGTTATGCTTTTTGCCGCCAAAAGAAACGACATAAGCGATTTAGTTCTACGTAGCATTGAACGTGCTGGCAGAAGAGTTCAAGCAGCCAATAAAAAAGAAGAACGCGAGATAGAGCGCCGGGAAGCACTTACAGCCGAAGAAGATGGAGCTATTACCGAAAGGGAAAAAGCCATCCAAGAAAAACAGGAAGAGCGCGAAAAATTAGTGGAAGCTAAAAAAACAGAGCGCGAGGAAATGATGGCCCAGCGCCAAAAAGAACGCGATTCAATACGCGCTGCCAAGAAAGCAGAATTTGAAGAACGCAGACAGCGTTTAATTGAGGAAAGAGAACAGAGAAGAGATTCTATCATGAATGCCCGCCAAAATAGAAACAATACACCTGAGGGCAGAAATGAAGAGCAAGAAGGCGGAGATGGCCAATAA
- a CDS encoding BamA/OMP85 family outer membrane protein, whose protein sequence is MHTYRKSYCILLFTILSVFTLQAQQKELDSGRKYTINEITVTGTQSFNEQTVIAFTGLKRGDRIYIPGEKLSQVTKKLWEQNLFSDIAFYVTNIEGDNVDLELYIVELPKLNEVVINGKKIRKAKKKEIIKDNDLKAGAKLTENLLTTTKNYITNKYKKDGFYNTEVTINTTPHTDSTGVEISRDMIISIDRGKRVKVKKINFEGNEQFTNGKLRRSMKKTKRKNPIRLWKRSKYTEEGFEEDKESILKKYKSNGFRDARIISDTLRVLDKKNVALDIKLEEGDKYYFGDIKFIGNSVFTDSQLRQILGIKTGEVYNGILLQERIADESDPEANDLTNLYQNNGYLAARINPVEVAVRNDTIDFEIRIMERNLFYFDHVTVIGNDRTNDHVIYRELRTRPGQKYSKRDVVRTIRELGQLGFFDPEQLSPNFKKVDENNGLVDLEYSVVEKGSSQVELQGGYGGGGFVGTLGLSFNNFSLRNIFNLSSYKPLPMGDGQKLSIRAQASSYYQTYSLSLTEPWLGGRKPVQLSTSFSHTIQNFYDYNNRRADKSRSFTITGGSVGLAKKVTWPDDYFVWSNAISFQHYNLNNYNTGLFTFGDGYSNNLAYTIGISRNNTATNPIYPTSGSDFSITAKLTLPYSAFNNVDYKALSRERALLSQTSPDNPEFVDDNKRISEIDQERFKWLEYYKIKFKGTWYTKLVEKMVLRTNTEFGFLGAYNQNRGIPPFERFFVGGDGLGAYSLDGREVIQMRGYPNQSLSDQDGNTIYNKFSLEVRYPVTLAQMASIYVLGFAEGGASYDGFRNYNPFELKRSAGAGLRIFMPAFGLLGIDFGYGFDPILGGTEKNGWETHFIIGQQF, encoded by the coding sequence TTGCATACATACAGAAAATCTTATTGTATTTTATTATTTACAATACTTTCCGTTTTTACACTACAGGCGCAGCAAAAAGAACTTGACAGCGGAAGAAAATACACTATAAACGAAATAACAGTGACCGGGACACAAAGCTTTAATGAGCAAACTGTTATAGCTTTTACCGGTTTAAAGAGAGGGGATCGCATCTATATACCAGGCGAAAAATTGAGCCAGGTTACCAAAAAACTTTGGGAGCAAAATCTTTTTAGCGATATCGCTTTTTATGTAACCAATATTGAAGGCGACAATGTAGATTTAGAACTTTACATAGTTGAGTTGCCAAAACTCAATGAAGTTGTAATCAACGGAAAAAAAATACGTAAGGCCAAGAAAAAGGAAATCATTAAGGATAACGACCTAAAAGCGGGTGCCAAACTTACCGAAAACCTTCTTACCACAACAAAAAATTATATTACGAACAAATATAAAAAGGACGGTTTTTATAACACTGAAGTTACCATAAACACTACTCCCCATACGGACTCTACAGGGGTAGAAATATCACGAGATATGATTATTTCAATCGATAGAGGAAAGCGGGTAAAAGTAAAAAAGATAAATTTCGAAGGAAATGAGCAATTCACAAATGGAAAATTGCGTCGCTCCATGAAAAAGACCAAACGCAAAAATCCAATCCGTCTTTGGAAACGCTCAAAATATACCGAAGAAGGTTTTGAAGAAGACAAAGAGTCCATCCTTAAAAAATATAAATCAAACGGATTTCGCGATGCGCGTATCATTAGTGATACCCTACGGGTTCTTGACAAGAAGAATGTAGCCCTGGACATAAAGCTTGAAGAAGGTGACAAGTATTATTTTGGAGATATTAAATTCATCGGAAACAGTGTCTTTACCGATAGCCAATTACGTCAAATTTTAGGCATCAAAACCGGAGAGGTTTACAACGGAATTTTGCTACAGGAACGTATTGCAGATGAAAGCGACCCAGAAGCGAACGATCTTACAAACCTTTACCAAAACAACGGTTATCTTGCCGCACGTATTAACCCTGTGGAAGTAGCTGTACGTAATGACACTATAGATTTTGAAATACGAATTATGGAGCGTAATCTTTTCTATTTTGACCATGTAACTGTCATAGGAAACGATCGCACTAACGACCATGTTATTTATAGAGAATTGAGAACGCGTCCAGGCCAAAAATACAGCAAGCGGGATGTGGTTAGAACCATTCGTGAATTGGGCCAGCTAGGCTTTTTTGATCCCGAACAGCTTTCTCCAAATTTCAAAAAAGTAGATGAAAATAACGGGCTCGTAGATCTGGAATATTCCGTAGTAGAAAAAGGATCTAGCCAAGTTGAACTTCAAGGAGGTTATGGAGGTGGTGGTTTTGTAGGTACTCTTGGGCTTTCTTTCAATAACTTTTCTCTTAGAAATATTTTTAATCTAAGTTCATACAAACCATTACCGATGGGTGATGGACAAAAACTATCCATACGTGCGCAGGCAAGTAGTTATTATCAAACTTATAGCTTGTCGCTTACCGAGCCTTGGCTGGGAGGAAGAAAACCTGTACAATTGTCCACATCGTTTTCGCATACTATTCAAAATTTTTACGATTATAATAATAGAAGAGCGGACAAATCTAGAAGTTTTACCATTACTGGAGGTTCTGTGGGGTTAGCAAAAAAGGTAACATGGCCTGATGATTATTTTGTATGGTCCAATGCAATTAGCTTTCAGCATTACAACCTAAATAATTACAATACCGGCTTGTTTACATTCGGCGATGGGTATTCAAACAATCTTGCCTATACCATTGGTATCAGCAGAAACAACACGGCTACCAACCCCATATATCCTACTTCCGGATCTGATTTTAGCATTACCGCTAAGTTGACGCTTCCATACTCTGCGTTTAACAATGTAGATTATAAAGCATTATCCAGAGAGCGAGCTCTTCTTTCACAGACATCTCCGGATAATCCTGAGTTTGTAGATGACAACAAAAGGATTTCAGAAATTGACCAAGAGCGTTTTAAATGGCTAGAATATTATAAAATAAAATTTAAAGGAACCTGGTACACAAAACTTGTGGAAAAAATGGTGCTTCGTACAAACACTGAGTTTGGGTTTTTGGGAGCTTATAACCAAAATCGTGGCATTCCGCCATTTGAAAGATTCTTTGTAGGAGGTGATGGCCTTGGGGCTTATAGCTTAGATGGTCGTGAGGTTATTCAAATGAGAGGGTATCCAAACCAATCACTTTCAGACCAAGATGGAAATACGATTTACAATAAATTTTCGTTAGAGGTAAGATATCCTGTAACTTTGGCACAAATGGCATCCATCTATGTGCTTGGGTTTGCAGAGGGAGGAGCCTCTTATGATGGCTTTAGAAATTACAATCCTTTTGAACTTAAGCGTTCCGCTGGCGCAGGATTGCGTATATTTATGCCAGCATTTGGACTTTTGGGTATTGATTTTGGATACGGCTTTGACCCAATTTTAGGCGGAACCGAAAAGAATGGATGGGAAACCCACTTTATTATTGGACAACAATTTTAA
- a CDS encoding isoprenyl transferase, translated as MDNKDQIDKDKLPQHLAIIMDGNGRWAKQKGLFRSMGHENGTKAVREIVEGSAEIGIPYLTLYAFSTENWNRPKMEVELLMKLLVSSLKKEIKTLQDNNIKLNAIGNLDALPKKAHRELLDVIAKTKNNERMTLTLALSYGSREEITKTIKEISLKVKNNLISPHDIDETVINNHLYTQNLPDVDLLIRTSGEQRISNFLLWQIAYAELYFTETLWPDYTKNHLFEAILNYQNRERRFGKTSEQLKQ; from the coding sequence ATGGACAATAAAGATCAAATAGACAAAGACAAATTGCCGCAACACCTGGCCATCATTATGGATGGAAACGGCCGGTGGGCAAAACAAAAAGGTCTTTTCCGCTCTATGGGTCACGAAAATGGCACAAAGGCTGTGCGCGAAATTGTTGAGGGAAGTGCAGAAATCGGAATTCCTTACTTAACCCTTTATGCCTTTTCAACAGAAAATTGGAACCGCCCCAAAATGGAGGTAGAGCTGTTGATGAAGCTGTTGGTCTCTTCGCTTAAAAAGGAAATAAAAACATTACAGGACAACAACATAAAGCTCAATGCAATTGGCAATTTAGATGCCTTGCCCAAAAAGGCACATAGAGAATTACTGGATGTGATTGCTAAAACAAAAAACAACGAGCGCATGACTCTTACCCTTGCACTAAGTTACGGTTCCAGGGAAGAAATTACAAAAACAATAAAAGAGATTAGTCTTAAAGTTAAAAATAACCTAATTTCGCCGCACGATATTGATGAAACGGTAATAAATAATCATCTTTACACGCAAAATTTACCAGATGTAGATTTACTGATCCGCACCAGTGGCGAACAGCGCATTAGTAATTTTCTGCTTTGGCAGATAGCGTATGCCGAACTGTATTTTACTGAAACACTTTGGCCGGATTATACAAAAAACCATCTTTTTGAAGCAATATTAAATTATCAAAACAGAGAAAGAAGATTTGGAAAAACCAGTGAACAGCTTAAACAATAG
- the porG gene encoding type IX secretion system protein PorG — protein MKYFATVFLILSTAFYAHSQTYEIGGMIGGANYIGDVGKTNFINPNSFAVGGLLKWNRSARHSFRGSVMVAKIKGDDAKSSNSRRKERGYSFENTVKEVSVGLEYTFWDFDVHAQKAISTPYLYTGLTYFWYDALYKRGNDIITDYDGASSIAIPMVLGYKANMGQNAMVGLEIGARYTFTDDLDGSNPVKGLENNENLKFGNTNSDDWYVFTGITVTFAFGRRPCYCNF, from the coding sequence ATGAAGTATTTCGCGACTGTATTTTTAATACTCTCAACGGCATTCTATGCGCATTCCCAAACCTATGAAATAGGCGGAATGATTGGAGGCGCAAACTATATTGGTGATGTTGGAAAGACCAATTTTATTAACCCCAACAGTTTTGCCGTAGGCGGTCTTCTTAAGTGGAACCGTAGCGCACGGCATTCATTTAGGGGCTCGGTAATGGTTGCGAAAATAAAGGGAGATGACGCAAAAAGTTCAAACAGTCGCAGAAAAGAGCGCGGTTATTCTTTTGAAAACACAGTAAAAGAAGTTTCCGTTGGACTGGAATATACTTTTTGGGATTTTGATGTTCACGCCCAAAAAGCAATTTCCACCCCTTATTTATATACTGGTCTTACCTATTTTTGGTATGATGCCTTATACAAAAGAGGAAATGACATTATAACAGATTATGATGGCGCAAGCAGTATTGCAATTCCTATGGTTTTAGGTTATAAAGCAAATATGGGCCAAAATGCAATGGTAGGGCTTGAGATTGGAGCCCGCTATACTTTTACCGATGATCTGGACGGCAGCAACCCCGTAAAAGGATTGGAAAATAATGAGAACTTAAAATTCGGAAACACCAACAGTGACGATTGGTATGTTTTTACTGGCATAACCGTTACTTTTGCCTTCGGAAGAAGACCTTGTTATTGCAATTTTTAA
- a CDS encoding NAD kinase → MKIGIYGQFYHENSEIYIQMLLDALQKKEAEVVIEENFLGIINKNQDITKNFSSFSTFTELDSSFDLFFSIGGDGTLLKAVTFVADLGIPIVGINTGRLGFLATIQKEEMTESLNQILEGEYSISERSLLTVETSPKNEEIQPLNFALNEVAVNRRNTTSMIKVETLVNDKYLTSYWSDGLIVATPTGSTGYSLSCGGPVIDPEAKNIVLTPIAPHNLNARPLVIPDSSSISLKVSGRENTFLVSMDSRIATLENETTIFIKKAPFTIKLLQLHDDSFIKTLRKKLLWGEDKRN, encoded by the coding sequence ATGAAGATTGGTATTTACGGACAATTTTATCACGAAAATTCTGAAATATACATTCAGATGTTGCTCGATGCGCTTCAAAAAAAAGAAGCCGAAGTAGTAATTGAAGAAAACTTTTTGGGCATAATCAATAAAAATCAAGATATCACTAAAAACTTTTCCAGCTTTTCTACCTTTACAGAGCTAGACTCTAGTTTTGATCTTTTTTTCAGCATTGGTGGTGACGGCACCCTTTTAAAAGCTGTAACATTCGTTGCAGACTTGGGCATTCCCATTGTGGGAATCAATACAGGAAGGCTTGGTTTTTTGGCAACAATTCAAAAAGAGGAAATGACCGAAAGCCTGAACCAGATTTTGGAAGGAGAATATTCCATTTCTGAAAGAAGCTTGCTTACTGTGGAAACATCTCCAAAGAACGAAGAAATCCAACCATTAAATTTCGCCTTAAATGAAGTTGCCGTAAACAGGCGCAATACCACCTCTATGATAAAAGTGGAAACATTGGTCAATGATAAATACCTTACTTCCTATTGGTCTGATGGGCTGATAGTAGCTACTCCTACAGGATCCACAGGCTATTCCTTAAGCTGCGGTGGTCCAGTAATAGACCCAGAGGCAAAAAATATTGTGCTCACCCCCATTGCACCGCACAACCTAAACGCCCGTCCATTGGTAATACCAGATTCCAGCAGTATTTCATTAAAAGTTTCGGGAAGAGAAAATACTTTTTTGGTCTCCATGGATTCTAGAATAGCCACATTGGAAAATGAAACCACAATATTTATTAAGAAGGCACCTTTCACAATAAAATTACTGCAACTTCACGACGATAGTTTTATAAAAACCCTCCGCAAAAAACTTTTATGGGGCGAAGACAAGCGAAACTAA
- a CDS encoding CBS domain-containing protein: METLNYIINDIEPFDISANIKDVQTVFNQLTYSHVPVERDGHFIGCVSENDAYCFDNKKKLSDFQYALEPFHVLEDTNWLDILEAFALNSSNIMPVLGAENKYLGYYELGDIMSLFNNTPFLNETGGIIVIEKGIQDYSFSEVCQIVESNGTRIFGVFVSKITGETVQLTVKVGHTAINSIVQTFRRYKYEVVSHHEEDKFLEDLKERSDYLDKYLNI, from the coding sequence ATGGAAACCCTGAATTACATCATCAACGATATTGAACCCTTTGACATTTCGGCAAATATAAAGGATGTGCAAACCGTTTTCAATCAGCTTACCTATTCACACGTTCCGGTTGAAAGGGATGGCCATTTTATAGGGTGTGTTTCTGAAAATGACGCTTACTGTTTTGACAATAAGAAGAAATTGAGTGATTTTCAATATGCCTTGGAGCCTTTTCATGTGCTTGAAGATACAAACTGGCTAGATATTTTAGAGGCATTTGCACTTAACAGCAGCAATATTATGCCCGTTTTGGGAGCTGAAAACAAGTATTTGGGATATTACGAATTGGGCGATATTATGAGCCTTTTCAACAACACTCCATTTCTGAACGAAACAGGCGGTATAATAGTAATTGAGAAAGGAATTCAGGATTATTCCTTTAGTGAGGTTTGCCAGATTGTAGAGTCAAACGGCACCCGTATTTTCGGTGTCTTTGTTTCAAAAATTACAGGCGAGACCGTTCAATTAACAGTGAAGGTTGGCCATACGGCCATAAACAGTATTGTGCAAACCTTTAGAAGATATAAGTACGAGGTAGTTAGCCATCATGAAGAAGATAAATTTTTGGAAGACTTAAAAGAGCGGTCTGATTATTTAGATAAATACCTTAATATATAA
- a CDS encoding pyridoxine 5'-phosphate synthase, translated as MTKLSVNINKIATLRNARGGNVPDLLQVAKDVEKFGAQGITIHPRPDERHIRYQDAYNLKSIVSTEYNIEGNPMDNFTKMVLEIKPTQVTLVPDAVDAITSNAGWDTVKHKDYLKDIISEFKRNGIRTSIFVDPTLKMIEGAAETGTDRIELYTEEFAKQYSLGNKEAVKPYTECALLANKLNLGINAGHDLSLENIKFFKKNIPNLLEVSIGHALICEALYHGLEKVISEYLKKLG; from the coding sequence ATGACAAAACTTAGCGTAAACATAAACAAAATAGCCACATTGCGCAATGCCCGCGGCGGTAACGTGCCTGATTTGTTGCAGGTTGCAAAAGATGTTGAGAAATTTGGCGCACAAGGGATTACAATCCACCCAAGGCCCGACGAACGCCACATTCGCTATCAAGATGCGTACAATTTAAAATCAATTGTTTCCACGGAATATAATATTGAGGGAAACCCGATGGACAATTTTACAAAAATGGTTTTGGAAATAAAACCAACACAAGTAACCTTGGTTCCAGACGCTGTTGATGCAATCACATCCAACGCCGGTTGGGATACAGTTAAGCACAAAGATTACTTAAAGGATATAATTTCAGAATTTAAACGAAATGGAATCCGCACTTCCATTTTTGTAGATCCAACTTTAAAAATGATTGAAGGCGCCGCTGAAACTGGAACCGATAGAATTGAACTCTACACCGAAGAATTCGCAAAACAATACTCCTTAGGAAACAAAGAAGCCGTAAAACCTTATACGGAATGTGCACTTCTTGCAAATAAATTGAATTTGGGCATCAACGCAGGTCACGATCTTTCTTTGGAAAACATTAAGTTTTTTAAGAAAAACATCCCGAACCTTTTGGAAGTGAGCATTGGGCATGCGCTTATTTGTGAAGCGCTTTACCATGGGCTGGAGAAAGTAATTTCAGAATATTTAAAAAAGCTTGGCTAA
- a CDS encoding alpha/beta fold hydrolase encodes MILHSQILGSGKPFVILHGFLGMSDNWKTLGTRWAEDGYEVHLLDQRNHGRSFHSDEFSYKVMDEDLKNYCDEHNLQNIILLGHSMGGKVAMQFAVTYPKMVSKLIVADIGPKAYPPHHQDILKALSKLDFSKIKSRGEAEDVLSEYIKDEGTKLFLLKNLYRKSKTELGLRINLPVLSEKIEEVVAALPENTIFKGDTLFLGGEKSGYIEPMDEILIKKHFPKAKIDTISNAGHWLHAENPDEFYDNVMNFL; translated from the coding sequence ATGATTTTACACTCCCAAATACTCGGCTCCGGTAAACCCTTTGTAATCCTCCACGGCTTTCTAGGTATGAGCGATAACTGGAAAACCCTCGGTACACGCTGGGCTGAAGATGGTTATGAGGTTCATCTTTTAGACCAGCGCAACCACGGCCGCAGTTTCCACAGCGATGAATTTTCGTATAAAGTAATGGACGAAGATTTAAAAAATTACTGCGATGAACATAATCTTCAAAATATAATTTTATTAGGTCATTCTATGGGTGGAAAAGTTGCAATGCAGTTTGCAGTAACCTATCCCAAGATGGTTTCCAAACTGATAGTGGCTGATATTGGTCCAAAGGCCTATCCGCCGCACCATCAAGATATTTTAAAAGCACTTTCAAAATTGGATTTCTCAAAAATAAAATCTAGGGGAGAAGCAGAAGATGTTCTTTCGGAATATATAAAAGACGAAGGCACAAAACTTTTTCTGCTGAAAAATCTTTACAGGAAAAGTAAAACTGAATTGGGGCTTCGTATAAACCTTCCTGTTCTTTCCGAAAAAATTGAGGAAGTAGTAGCAGCCCTTCCTGAAAACACTATTTTTAAAGGCGATACGCTATTTTTAGGAGGGGAGAAAAGTGGCTATATAGAACCCATGGACGAGATTTTGATTAAAAAGCATTTTCCGAAAGCAAAAATAGATACAATATCAAATGCCGGCCATTGGCTGCACGCAGAAAATCCCGACGAATTTTATGATAATGTTATGAATTTTTTATAA